The Lacerta agilis isolate rLacAgi1 chromosome 5, rLacAgi1.pri, whole genome shotgun sequence genome has a segment encoding these proteins:
- the STRIT1 gene encoding sarcoplasmic/endoplasmic reticulum calcium ATPase regulator DWORF, producing MEKSEPIPYSTYVVPALLLLGWLVGCVLMVWFVFS from the exons ATGGAAAAATCAG aGCCAATCCCGTATTCCACTTATGTTGTACCTGCCCTCCTCTTGCTTGGATGGCTTGTCGGGTGTGTATTAATGGTTTGGTTTGTCTTCTCTTAA